A genomic region of Thermodesulfobium narugense DSM 14796 contains the following coding sequences:
- a CDS encoding molybdopterin biosynthesis protein translates to MARKLYRKLMDPKDALELLLNEVKFINKSPIGSEEIKTANAGGRIASKNITAKIACPNFQSSAMDGYALIAKSTKEASVHSPLKVNKNEFIEVDTGDYVPYPFDCVVMVEKTKQNSDGSITIFEAMHPGENIRLIGEDFNPGEIVVYEGQEISTFEIMSLLATGNDVVSVNKKPKAVIIATGDEITDSYENIDKNMYFNFNGPAISYFLKENKALVEETPILPDNIEVLQEYLNKYSEFDLILMIGGSSFGRDDYTASILEKNGKLLAHGVYLRPGKPVILGSINKSIFIGLPGYSAACAVVLDYFVKPVLNMMSGKVEFTKKFPVSIYKPLTSSSGEEERIRGQVAKVKSKMYFYPLTRSSSSVSSLLYADGICILEKGIQGSSEQESFDFIFWKKEDLSENSIVVLGSNDPLLPYISSKLYKDFKLRIVSSPSGSLSGIVSLKDGLCHVAATHLFDSETEEYNIPYILKYFDKGDTILLMLAYRQQGMMVKKGNPFNVNCLEDIVSKGLRIVNRQKGAGTRVLLDFEMSKLGIKPSQILGYENEVFTHYAAATSILSSVADVAFGIQYIADFLGLDFIPWKKENFELCICKDNLSDPKILALIDLIKSKSFIDKNLNFSGYDFSDTGKIREV, encoded by the coding sequence ATGGCCAGAAAACTTTATAGAAAGCTTATGGATCCTAAAGATGCTCTTGAACTCTTGCTAAACGAGGTTAAATTTATAAACAAAAGTCCTATTGGTTCTGAAGAGATAAAAACAGCAAATGCAGGTGGTAGAATTGCGAGTAAGAATATTACGGCTAAAATTGCATGCCCGAACTTTCAGTCTTCTGCTATGGATGGGTATGCACTTATTGCAAAATCTACAAAAGAGGCGAGCGTTCATTCTCCGCTTAAGGTTAATAAAAATGAGTTTATTGAAGTTGATACAGGCGATTATGTTCCATATCCGTTTGATTGTGTGGTAATGGTAGAAAAAACTAAACAAAACTCAGACGGATCTATTACTATATTTGAAGCTATGCATCCTGGAGAAAATATAAGACTTATAGGAGAGGATTTTAATCCGGGAGAGATAGTTGTTTATGAGGGGCAAGAGATTTCTACTTTTGAAATTATGTCACTTCTGGCTACTGGGAATGATGTTGTAAGCGTAAATAAAAAACCTAAGGCTGTAATAATTGCAACAGGCGATGAAATTACAGATAGTTACGAAAATATAGATAAAAACATGTATTTTAATTTTAATGGACCTGCAATATCTTATTTTCTTAAGGAAAATAAAGCTTTAGTAGAAGAAACACCTATATTGCCAGACAATATTGAGGTTTTACAAGAATATTTAAACAAATATTCTGAATTTGATTTAATATTAATGATAGGCGGATCTTCGTTTGGTAGAGACGATTATACAGCTAGTATTTTAGAAAAAAATGGCAAGCTACTTGCACACGGTGTTTATCTAAGGCCTGGAAAACCAGTTATACTTGGTTCTATTAATAAATCAATTTTTATTGGTCTACCAGGCTATTCTGCTGCATGTGCAGTTGTTTTGGATTATTTTGTTAAACCAGTTTTAAACATGATGAGTGGGAAAGTAGAATTCACTAAAAAATTCCCTGTAAGTATTTACAAACCTTTAACCTCAAGTTCTGGAGAGGAAGAGAGAATACGAGGACAGGTAGCAAAGGTTAAAAGTAAAATGTATTTTTATCCTTTGACCAGGTCTTCTAGTTCGGTTTCTTCTTTATTGTATGCTGACGGTATTTGTATCTTGGAAAAGGGTATACAGGGAAGCAGCGAACAAGAAAGTTTTGATTTTATATTTTGGAAGAAAGAAGACCTTAGTGAAAATTCAATCGTAGTATTAGGCAGCAATGATCCACTTTTGCCTTATATCTCGTCAAAATTGTACAAAGACTTTAAATTAAGGATTGTTTCTTCACCTTCAGGAAGTTTGTCTGGCATAGTTTCTTTAAAAGATGGACTTTGCCACGTTGCAGCAACTCATTTATTTGATAGCGAGACTGAGGAATATAATATTCCATATATATTAAAATATTTTGATAAGGGTGATACAATATTATTAATGTTGGCATATAGACAACAGGGTATGATGGTAAAAAAGGGGAATCCTTTCAATGTAAATTGTCTTGAAGATATAGTGTCAAAAGGTCTAAGAATAGTTAATAGACAAAAGGGTGCTGGTACAAGAGTGCTTTTGGATTTTGAAATGAGTAAGTTGGGGATTAAACCGTCGCAAATTTTGGGATATGAGAATGAAGTTTTTACGCATTATGCTGCAGCTACGAGTATTCTTAGTTCAGTTGCAGATGTTGCATTTGGCATTCAATATATTGCTGATTTTTTGGGGTTAGATTTTATTCCCTGGAAAAAAGAAAATTTTGAACTTTGTATTTGTAAAGATAACTTAAGCGATCCAAAAATTTTAGCTTTGATCGATTTGATAAAGAGCAAATCCTTCATTGATAAGAATTTAAATTTTAGCGGTTATGATTTTTCTGATACGGGTAAAATAAGGGAGGTATAA
- a CDS encoding molybdopterin molybdotransferase MoeA, with protein sequence MIKFLKLSSYQKALSFCELFLPIEVYEEINVFELNNRVSFEDVFSKFSLPMSNRSSVDGFAVFSEETFGSSENTPVLLKLQGEQKVNDPPIEVKKGGCVRVATGSSLPDNSDGVVMIENAKISGDFVEIYKPISYFENVLKKGEDFKEGSVLVNKGKRINFRDSALLAAAGFETIKVYRKPRVAIISTGDEIISYKEKISVTKIYDANGPLIANGIGKYAEAFFLGVVKDSKKDLEEKFEYAIENCDCIFISGGSSVGERDYIEEVIKNFGEVIYHGFLVKPGKPLLLGKRNNIPIIGFPGHPLPVMIHLNLVGIPVLKKLGGDKNYYPKSNKGILGDPVFSIPGRVDLIMGYRKDNLIIPLLSKSDYISLAAKSEFIIKIPEDREIILEGEEVEIYLWD encoded by the coding sequence ATGATTAAATTTCTAAAACTGTCATCATATCAAAAAGCTTTAAGTTTTTGTGAACTTTTTTTACCCATTGAGGTTTATGAAGAAATAAATGTTTTTGAACTGAATAATAGAGTTTCTTTTGAAGATGTGTTTTCAAAGTTTTCTTTGCCAATGTCAAATAGGTCAAGTGTTGATGGTTTTGCGGTTTTTTCAGAAGAAACTTTTGGTTCAAGTGAAAATACTCCCGTATTGCTAAAACTTCAAGGTGAACAAAAAGTAAATGACCCGCCTATAGAAGTTAAGAAGGGTGGGTGTGTAAGGGTTGCTACTGGTAGTTCACTTCCAGATAATTCTGATGGTGTTGTAATGATAGAGAATGCGAAAATTTCTGGAGACTTTGTTGAAATATATAAACCAATTTCTTATTTTGAAAACGTATTAAAAAAAGGTGAAGATTTTAAGGAAGGAAGTGTTCTTGTAAACAAAGGAAAGAGGATTAATTTTAGGGATAGTGCACTTTTGGCTGCGGCAGGATTTGAAACAATAAAAGTTTATAGAAAACCAAGAGTAGCAATAATATCTACAGGTGATGAAATAATTTCTTATAAGGAAAAAATATCAGTTACTAAAATATACGACGCTAATGGACCATTAATTGCTAATGGGATAGGAAAATATGCTGAGGCGTTTTTCTTGGGTGTTGTAAAGGATAGTAAAAAAGATCTTGAAGAAAAGTTTGAATACGCAATAGAAAACTGTGATTGTATTTTTATTTCTGGGGGTAGTTCGGTTGGTGAAAGAGATTATATTGAAGAAGTAATAAAAAATTTTGGAGAAGTTATTTATCACGGTTTTCTTGTAAAACCAGGAAAACCACTTTTACTTGGCAAAAGGAATAATATTCCAATTATAGGTTTTCCTGGTCATCCATTGCCTGTAATGATTCACCTTAATCTTGTAGGAATTCCAGTTTTAAAAAAACTTGGTGGAGATAAGAATTACTATCCAAAATCTAATAAAGGAATTTTAGGCGATCCTGTTTTTTCTATTCCTGGTAGAGTTGATTTGATTATGGGCTATAGAAAAGATAATCTTATAATTCCTTTGTTAAGTAAATCTGATTATATTTCTTTGGCAGCTAAATCAGAGTTTATTATTAAAATTCCTGAAGATAGAGAAATTATTTTAGAAGGTGAAGAAGTAGAAATATATCTTTGGGATTGA
- a CDS encoding MBL fold metallo-hydrolase: MMKIKALMVGFIGANCYIIEFDDKSIALIDPGDEGEKILKEFDGGKLKWILLTHGHADHIMAVNMLKEKFDPKIIASINEKEIIENPELNLSRQFGISYSVKADLYIQEGIIKLDNHDITILETPGHTPGSVIYIIGNYMFTGDTLFKDSIGRMDLPGGDKDSMKKTLRRLSEIEADYIVLPGHGPSTSLKREQKNNPYFISFL, from the coding sequence ATGATGAAAATTAAAGCTCTCATGGTAGGGTTTATTGGTGCAAACTGTTATATTATTGAGTTTGATGACAAAAGCATAGCTCTTATTGATCCTGGTGACGAAGGCGAAAAGATTTTAAAAGAATTTGATGGTGGGAAATTAAAGTGGATTCTTTTGACTCACGGGCATGCAGACCACATTATGGCAGTAAATATGCTAAAAGAAAAATTTGATCCTAAAATTATTGCATCTATTAATGAAAAAGAGATTATTGAGAATCCTGAACTTAACCTTTCAAGGCAGTTTGGAATTTCTTACAGTGTTAAAGCTGACCTTTATATTCAAGAAGGTATAATCAAGTTAGACAATCATGATATAACAATACTAGAAACTCCTGGTCATACTCCTGGATCGGTTATTTATATAATAGGAAACTATATGTTTACAGGAGACACACTTTTTAAAGATTCAATTGGTAGAATGGATTTGCCTGGTGGAGATAAGGATTCTATGAAGAAAACTTTAAGAAGATTATCTGAAATAGAAGCTGATTATATTGTGCTACCTGGTCATGGTCCATCAACTTCTTTGAAACGTGAACAAAAAAATAACCCTTATTTCATTTCATTTCTATAG
- the rph gene encoding ribonuclease PH has translation MRLDKSRKNDELRHIEIIKDFLIYPEGSVLISFGNTKVICNASVEDKVPPFLKGSGSGWITSEYSMIPRATQDRNVRESTSGKISGRNQEIQRIIGRSLRSAVDLSLLGERTIYIDAEVIQADAGTRCASITGGFVALVLALRKLKEYGLIKTSPLKYYVAAVSVAVLNDEVILDPNFEEDVIADVDLNIIANENREIIEIQGTAEKKPFSKEKLNEILYIAYSGIEKIIAIQKKVLKLTR, from the coding sequence ATTAGACTTGATAAGTCAAGAAAAAATGATGAATTAAGACATATTGAAATTATTAAGGATTTTTTAATCTATCCTGAAGGGAGTGTTTTGATCTCTTTTGGTAATACTAAAGTTATTTGTAATGCTTCTGTCGAGGATAAAGTTCCACCTTTTTTAAAAGGTTCTGGCAGCGGATGGATTACTAGTGAGTATAGTATGATACCTCGAGCTACACAAGATAGAAATGTTAGAGAGAGCACTTCTGGTAAAATTTCTGGCAGAAATCAAGAAATTCAAAGGATAATAGGCAGATCACTAAGAAGCGCTGTAGATCTAAGTCTTCTTGGCGAAAGGACAATATATATAGATGCAGAAGTAATTCAAGCTGATGCAGGTACAAGATGTGCTAGTATAACAGGTGGTTTTGTTGCTCTTGTACTTGCATTAAGAAAATTAAAAGAATATGGGTTAATAAAAACTAGTCCACTAAAATATTATGTAGCAGCTGTTTCTGTTGCAGTTTTAAACGATGAAGTTATATTAGACCCAAACTTTGAAGAAGACGTGATTGCTGATGTAGATCTTAATATAATTGCTAACGAAAACAGAGAAATTATAGAAATTCAAGGAACTGCTGAGAAAAAACCATTTTCCAAAGAGAAGTTGAACGAGATACTTTATATTGCTTATAGTGGGATAGAAAAGATAATAGCCATACAAAAGAAAGTATTAAAGCTTACACGTTAA
- a CDS encoding tyrosine-type recombinase/integrase encodes MKINKDQILDFLDYLQFSKLCSNNTIRAYRSDLISWFEFLKNSKNNLNELEITKLTYDWLIEDQNSKLLKKSSVSRKISAVKSFLNYLYKFNVINNKLSLTLKNPKKDRILPKYLNYSDVADVINKNFTSSNFYSFRNSLIILLLFNTGIRISELKNIKLEDINLDRNEIRVIGKGNKERVVFFTNFTKNFLKQYITERLKLKTKCRYLFISRLKSRISERMIRYIVSNTWKTQTGKSITPHQLRHSLATFLLNQGVELKYIQEILGHENINTTNIYAKLTEKTIKKEYYKSLDKLEK; translated from the coding sequence ATGAAAATAAATAAAGATCAGATTTTAGATTTTTTAGATTATTTACAGTTTAGTAAGCTATGCTCTAATAATACTATTAGAGCATATAGAAGTGACCTTATTAGCTGGTTTGAATTTTTAAAAAATTCAAAAAATAATTTAAATGAACTTGAAATAACAAAGTTAACTTATGATTGGCTGATAGAAGATCAAAATTCAAAATTATTAAAAAAAAGTTCTGTTTCAAGAAAAATTTCTGCAGTTAAGTCATTTTTAAATTATCTTTATAAGTTTAACGTTATAAATAACAAATTATCTTTAACCTTAAAAAATCCAAAAAAGGATAGAATACTTCCAAAGTATTTAAATTATTCTGATGTAGCTGATGTAATTAACAAGAATTTTACATCCAGTAATTTTTACAGTTTTAGAAACTCTCTTATTATTCTTTTGTTGTTTAATACAGGTATAAGAATAAGTGAATTAAAAAATATAAAGCTAGAAGATATTAATCTTGATAGAAATGAAATTAGGGTAATTGGAAAGGGAAACAAAGAGAGAGTTGTCTTTTTTACAAATTTTACAAAAAATTTTTTGAAACAATATATTACTGAGAGACTAAAGCTAAAAACAAAATGTAGGTATCTTTTTATTTCAAGACTAAAGAGTAGAATTAGTGAAAGAATGATTAGATATATTGTGTCTAATACATGGAAAACTCAAACTGGAAAAAGTATTACACCTCACCAACTTAGGCACTCTTTAGCGACCTTCTTGCTCAATCAAGGAGTAGAATTAAAGTATATTCAAGAAATTTTGGGTCACGAAAATATTAATACTACAAATATTTATGCTAAATTAACTGAAAAAACTATAAAAAAGGAATACTACAAATCGCTAGATAAATTAGAAAAGTAA
- the trmFO gene encoding methylenetetrahydrofolate--tRNA-(uracil(54)-C(5))-methyltransferase (FADH(2)-oxidizing) TrmFO, which yields MYFNKERDRINIIGAGLAGSEAALFLLEKGYLINVYEMRPKVKTPVHKTDLFAELVCSNSLGNKNIFSASGLLKEEIKILGSNLIRLAEVSSVEAGQALAVDREEFSRHVTNKILSYPNVNVIREEVREIPENTFTIVATGPLTSENLFKYFQKFLGSKDLYFYDATSPIIKYDSIDLNFAFWANRYNKGDSAYLNCPMSEKEYDFFYEELIKADSIRSHFPDEERYFEGCLPIEELARRGRDTLLYGPLKPRGLKDPKTNKEPYCVVQLRPENKDKTLFNMVGFQTRLPFKEQDKIFRLIPALKNAEFVRYGVMHKNIYFNPSSLIKESLESKKFNNLFFAGQITGTEGYVEAIATGLLAAINLHLKIQGKPHLVLPKTTVLGSLINHIISVSVEKPAPMNVSFGLLPPILKKMDKKRRYEEYVKRSLHDLNKYLSDFKYDYENK from the coding sequence ATGTATTTTAACAAAGAGAGAGATAGAATTAATATAATAGGCGCAGGTTTAGCAGGAAGCGAAGCAGCTCTTTTTTTGCTAGAAAAAGGATATTTGATTAACGTTTATGAAATGAGACCGAAAGTCAAAACTCCTGTTCACAAAACGGATCTATTTGCGGAACTTGTATGCAGTAATTCATTAGGGAATAAAAATATTTTCTCGGCTTCAGGCTTGCTTAAAGAAGAGATTAAAATCTTAGGATCTAACCTTATAAGATTAGCTGAAGTTTCCTCAGTAGAAGCTGGGCAAGCACTTGCAGTTGATAGAGAAGAGTTTTCCAGGCATGTTACTAATAAGATACTCTCTTATCCCAATGTTAATGTTATTAGGGAAGAAGTGAGAGAGATTCCGGAAAACACTTTTACTATAGTAGCAACTGGACCTTTAACATCTGAAAATTTGTTTAAATATTTTCAAAAATTTTTGGGTAGTAAAGACTTGTACTTTTATGATGCTACATCACCTATTATAAAGTATGATTCTATCGATTTAAATTTTGCATTCTGGGCAAACAGGTATAATAAAGGAGATAGCGCATATTTAAACTGTCCCATGTCAGAGAAAGAATATGATTTCTTTTATGAAGAACTTATAAAAGCAGACAGTATAAGAAGTCATTTTCCTGATGAAGAAAGATATTTTGAAGGTTGCTTGCCAATAGAAGAATTGGCTAGAAGAGGTAGAGATACTCTTTTGTATGGTCCATTAAAGCCAAGGGGGTTAAAAGATCCTAAAACAAATAAAGAACCCTATTGTGTAGTTCAGCTTAGACCTGAAAATAAAGATAAAACTTTATTTAATATGGTTGGATTTCAAACCAGACTCCCTTTTAAAGAACAAGATAAAATATTTAGGCTTATTCCTGCCCTAAAGAATGCAGAATTTGTAAGATACGGAGTAATGCATAAAAATATTTATTTTAACCCTTCCTCGTTAATTAAAGAAAGTTTAGAGTCAAAAAAGTTTAACAATCTGTTTTTTGCAGGGCAGATTACTGGAACAGAAGGTTATGTTGAGGCGATTGCAACAGGATTATTGGCTGCAATAAATTTACATCTGAAAATTCAAGGAAAACCTCATCTCGTCTTACCAAAAACAACAGTTTTAGGTTCTTTGATAAATCATATTATTAGTGTTTCAGTTGAAAAGCCTGCTCCAATGAACGTATCATTTGGTTTATTGCCACCCATTTTAAAGAAGATGGACAAGAAAAGAAGATACGAAGAATATGTAAAGAGGTCTTTACATGACTTAAATAAATATCTTTCTGATTTCAAATACGACTATGAAAATAAATAA
- the topA gene encoding type I DNA topoisomerase, giving the protein MSESKKKVMIVESPSKTKTLSKILGKSLKILASKGHVRDLPKTRLGIDIDNNFEPTFRIMKEKSKLIEDLRKEVKDAKIVYLAPDPDREGEAIAWHLKEVLNLKDGQYKRVYFNEITEKAVKEAMKQPRDLDTKLIEAQKARRILDRIIGYKISPFLWKTLQRGLSAGRVQSVALRMVVEREREIRNFEIKKYYTFQIKCLDDNNKEFTLKLCDKKYNPVKFFDENEAEEVLKRLDGAKLAIKSLETKEKKKSSPFPFITSTLQQEAQKKHGFSLKKTMKLAQSLYEGLQIGPEGSTGLITYMRTDSFNVSLEAQESAKELIIKLFGEDFYKKYYPKKNKGSQEAHEAIRPTSVFRLPDEIKQYLGKEYYLLYDLIWKRFMASQMANAIYDSLEIKGEAKNYNFFARFLNLKFPGYMVLWDEEKETEENDEVFPKLTEGKLYEIISIDKIEGFLSPPPRYTEATLVKRLEELGIGRPSTYAPTIITLQERNYVRKEGKILIPTKIGEEVTDILIKYFPNIVDYEFTAKMESDLDKVFNEEDRVKLLKNFYQPFEMSLHNFEETSSEVLSSLASEKKCPICGSDMKLRISKFGRFYSCSRYPECKGKLPFEDSSNSEQNSNEESLKKNEIDVKESDVECPICGSKMVEKRSKFGKFLACSRYPECKGTLPYGKKVEQRCPKCGGQLIRTFSKKGKPYYKCVNKDCDFYSFKLPGISENLKVEEPIKE; this is encoded by the coding sequence ATGTCTGAAAGTAAGAAGAAAGTAATGATTGTTGAGTCTCCATCAAAAACAAAAACTCTTTCTAAGATTCTTGGCAAGTCTTTAAAGATTTTAGCATCGAAGGGTCATGTTCGCGACTTGCCAAAAACGAGACTTGGTATTGATATAGATAACAATTTTGAACCGACTTTCAGAATTATGAAAGAGAAAAGTAAACTTATTGAGGATTTAAGAAAAGAGGTGAAGGATGCAAAAATAGTTTACCTTGCTCCAGATCCTGATAGGGAGGGCGAGGCAATAGCATGGCATTTAAAAGAAGTCCTCAATTTAAAGGATGGTCAATACAAAAGAGTTTATTTCAATGAAATTACTGAAAAGGCTGTAAAAGAAGCAATGAAGCAGCCAAGAGATTTAGATACAAAACTTATTGAAGCACAAAAGGCAAGAAGGATTTTAGATAGAATAATAGGATACAAGATATCTCCGTTCCTCTGGAAAACTCTTCAAAGAGGGCTTTCTGCAGGCAGAGTCCAATCAGTTGCGCTAAGGATGGTAGTTGAGAGAGAAAGAGAAATAAGAAATTTTGAAATAAAAAAATATTATACCTTTCAGATCAAATGTTTAGATGACAACAACAAAGAGTTTACATTGAAGTTATGTGATAAAAAATATAATCCTGTAAAATTTTTTGATGAAAATGAAGCTGAGGAAGTTCTTAAAAGATTAGATGGAGCAAAACTTGCTATAAAAAGTTTAGAAACAAAAGAAAAGAAAAAAAGTTCCCCCTTTCCTTTTATCACTAGCACTCTTCAGCAAGAGGCGCAAAAAAAACACGGTTTTAGCTTGAAGAAAACAATGAAATTAGCTCAATCATTATACGAAGGTCTTCAAATTGGTCCTGAAGGAAGCACAGGATTAATTACATATATGAGAACAGATTCTTTCAACGTTTCTCTTGAAGCACAAGAAAGTGCAAAGGAGTTAATTATAAAATTATTCGGAGAAGACTTTTATAAAAAATATTATCCAAAAAAGAATAAAGGCAGTCAGGAAGCACATGAAGCTATAAGACCCACTTCGGTTTTTAGATTGCCGGACGAAATAAAGCAGTATCTTGGTAAAGAATATTATCTTTTATACGATCTCATCTGGAAAAGATTTATGGCAAGCCAGATGGCAAACGCAATCTATGATTCTCTTGAGATTAAAGGTGAAGCCAAAAATTATAATTTTTTCGCCAGGTTTTTAAATTTAAAATTCCCTGGATATATGGTTTTGTGGGACGAAGAAAAAGAAACTGAAGAAAATGATGAAGTTTTTCCTAAATTAACAGAGGGAAAGCTTTATGAAATAATTTCTATTGATAAAATTGAAGGATTTCTTTCCCCACCTCCTAGATATACTGAGGCTACTCTTGTAAAAAGATTAGAAGAGCTTGGTATTGGTAGGCCTTCTACATATGCACCTACTATCATCACTCTTCAAGAGAGAAATTATGTTAGAAAGGAGGGGAAAATTTTAATTCCTACAAAAATTGGTGAAGAAGTAACAGATATATTAATTAAATACTTTCCTAACATTGTGGATTATGAATTTACTGCAAAAATGGAAAGCGACCTAGATAAAGTTTTTAATGAAGAGGATAGGGTAAAACTTCTTAAGAATTTTTATCAACCGTTTGAAATGAGTCTTCATAATTTTGAAGAAACTTCAAGTGAAGTTCTTAGCTCTTTGGCTTCAGAGAAAAAATGCCCAATATGTGGTTCTGATATGAAACTAAGAATTAGTAAATTTGGCAGATTTTACTCTTGCTCAAGATATCCAGAGTGTAAAGGCAAATTACCCTTTGAGGACTCTTCTAATAGTGAACAAAATAGCAATGAAGAAAGTTTGAAGAAAAACGAAATTGATGTTAAAGAATCAGATGTTGAATGCCCAATATGTGGCAGCAAAATGGTTGAGAAGAGAAGCAAATTTGGAAAGTTTTTAGCTTGCTCAAGATACCCAGAATGTAAGGGGACTCTTCCTTATGGAAAGAAGGTTGAACAAAGGTGTCCAAAGTGTGGTGGTCAATTAATTAGGACTTTTAGTAAAAAAGGCAAACCATATTATAAGTGTGTGAATAAGGATTGTGATTTTTATAGTTTCAAACTACCGGGTATTAGCGAAAACCTTAAGGTTGAAGAACCTATAAAAGAATAG
- a CDS encoding interleukin-like EMT inducer domain-containing protein, giving the protein MKFIKGFSPNRVVSLIFYFFVFVFILNFVFLKTAAYSQESTLSLRLGNGMVVVLGEQSSLSKIKDLILTSKKKFETIQDLADFISSEHISGIKEIGLFVSDNLQPNENVKKVFDGTLKDAIEKGVIPYLPNNIKFTQAREFLENFGYNVIFGPGIYPFKDKLRCEVKLVSYGLKSGSYIEIDGKKYFPKNLGYFLIAIDPNNGKIISQGNFDTSFHHQENAALVNYLQSVPKNAFLLGVINIEATRKMDSDSYMLLNQMGLHLVPLGYYGYSHVFILDVKEKKALEERSSTISELYYVPPEKLDESSFIKLINKKPLPTIYLDGLSPDSKILVFSLPQNGRF; this is encoded by the coding sequence ATGAAATTTATAAAAGGCTTTTCTCCTAATAGAGTTGTTAGTCTTATTTTTTATTTTTTTGTTTTTGTATTTATACTCAACTTTGTCTTTCTTAAAACAGCTGCCTATTCACAGGAAAGCACTTTAAGTTTGAGATTGGGGAATGGAATGGTAGTTGTTCTTGGTGAACAATCATCTTTAAGTAAAATTAAAGATTTGATTCTTACAAGCAAAAAAAAATTTGAGACGATTCAGGATTTAGCTGACTTTATTTCTAGTGAACACATAAGTGGAATTAAAGAAATTGGGTTGTTTGTTTCTGATAATTTACAACCCAATGAAAATGTGAAAAAGGTTTTTGATGGAACATTAAAAGATGCCATCGAAAAAGGTGTAATACCATATTTACCAAATAATATAAAGTTTACTCAGGCAAGAGAATTTTTAGAAAATTTTGGTTATAATGTTATTTTCGGACCAGGTATCTATCCTTTTAAAGATAAGTTGAGATGTGAAGTAAAGCTTGTAAGTTATGGTCTTAAAAGTGGAAGCTATATTGAAATTGATGGAAAAAAATATTTCCCTAAAAATCTAGGCTACTTCTTGATTGCTATAGATCCAAATAATGGCAAAATAATTAGTCAAGGCAATTTCGATACATCTTTTCATCATCAAGAAAATGCTGCCCTGGTTAACTACCTTCAATCTGTACCAAAAAATGCTTTTTTGCTGGGTGTAATAAATATAGAAGCTACAAGAAAAATGGATAGTGATTCCTATATGCTTCTAAATCAAATGGGATTGCACTTGGTTCCTCTTGGGTATTATGGATATAGCCATGTATTTATTCTTGATGTAAAAGAAAAAAAAGCACTTGAAGAAAGATCTTCAACTATATCAGAGTTATATTATGTTCCCCCAGAGAAATTAGATGAATCAAGCTTTATTAAACTAATTAATAAAAAACCACTTCCGACAATTTATCTTGATGGCTTGAGTCCTGATTCTAAAATCTTAGTTTTTTCACTGCCGCAAAATGGGAGGTTTTGA